In a genomic window of Muntiacus reevesi chromosome 1, mMunRee1.1, whole genome shotgun sequence:
- the ZSWIM4 gene encoding zinc finger SWIM domain-containing protein 4 isoform X3: MYSSLGYQPPEGEHDARVPFTRGLHLLQSGAVDRVLQVGFHLSGNIRESGGPGEPERLYHVSISFDRCKITSVSCGCDNRDLFYCAHVVALSLYRIRHAHQVELRLPISETLSQMNRDQLQKFVQYLISAHHTEVLPTAQRLADEILLLGSEINLVHGAPDPTAGAGIEDANCWHLDEEQIQEQVKQLLSNGGYYGASQQLRSMFCKVREMLRMRDSNGARMLILMTEQFLQDPRLALWRQQGAGMTDKCRQLWDELGALWVCVILSPHCKPEERTSWLQLLSKWDKLDVCPLEEGNYSFDGPSLQPTAALIPGPEEEEEVMAAGSRHTVFGRALQAGSLHWSDDHLQRILASDSYSPNLTGNGGSDKPTFDPQGRPLWLGEPFPTTCARVDTLRAHGYPRQALRLASAIVNTLRLQQRHQLQIYKQQKKELLQKGSTCITNTEGWVGHPLDPIGCLCRALLEACRLEEETLAIYPDLGLEKRKVAYQHVPVPGSPGESYLAMALEVALLGLGQQRALPEGLYAQDKVVRSEEQLLALLEEVELDERLVQVLRKQAGQLLEGGPFSGFGEVLFRESVPMHTCARYLFTALLPHDPDLAYRLALRAMRLPVLETAFPAGEPPSNPLDSIMSNRFPRWFILGHLETRQCELASAMLTAAKGDPKWLHAVLGSIQQNIHSPALLFKLAQDACKTATPASAPPDTTLLGIALELGLQVMRMTLNTMTWRRREMVRWLVSCATEIGPQALMNIMQNWYSLFTPVEAATIVAVTGTTHATLLRLQLDAARREELWACARTLALQCAMKDPQNCALPALTLCEKNQAAFEAAYQIVLDAAAGGLGHAHLFTVARYMEHRGLPLRAYKLATLALAQLSIAFNQDSHPAVNDVLWACSLSHSLGRHELSAIVPLIIRSIHCAPMLSDILRRWTLSAPGLGPLGARRAAKPLGADRAPLCQLLDAAVAAYITTSHSRLTHISPRHYSDFIEFLGKARETFLLAPDGHLQFAQFLENLKQTYKGKKKLMLLVRERFG, translated from the exons GGTTCCACCTGAGTGGAAACATCCGGGAGTCAGGAGGCCCCGGAGAGCCTGAGCGCCTTTACCACGTCTCCATCAGCTTTGACCGCTGCAAGATCACATCCGTGAGCTGCGGCTGCGACAACCGTGATCTCTTCTACTGTGCCCACGTGGTGGCCCTGTCGCTCTACCGCATTCGGCATGCCCACCAGGTGGAGCTGAGACTGCCCATCTCTGAGACACTCTCCCAGATGAACCGGGACCAGCTGCAGAAGTTCGTGCAGTATCTCATCAGCGCCCACCACACCGAGGTGCTGCCCACCGCCCAGCGCTTGGCAGATGAGATCCTCCTCCTGGGCTCTGAGATCAACCTGGTGCATG gtGCCCCAGACCCTACAGCAGGCGCAGGCATCGAGGATGCCAACTGCTGGCACCTGGACGAGGAGCAGATCCAGGAGCAGGTGAAACAGCTGCTGTCCAATGGCGGCTACTATGGCGCCAGCCAGCAGCTGCGCTCGATGTTCTGCAAG GTGCGCGAGATGCTGCGGATGCGTGACTCCAATGGGGCGCGCATGCTGATCCTCATGACTGAGCAGTTCCTGCAGGACCCGCGCCTGGCCCTGTGGCGGCAGCAGGGCGCCGGCATGACGGACAAGTGCCGCCAGCTGTGGGATGAGCTGG gggcCCTGTGGGTGTGCGTCATCTTGAGTCCCCACTGCAAACCAGAGGAGCGGACGAGCTGGCTCCAACTGCTTAGCAAGTGGGACAAGCTGGACGTGTGcccgctggaggagggcaattACTCTTTTGATGGGCCCAGCCTGCAGCCCACTGCAGCCCTCATCCCAG gcccagaggaggaggaggaggtgatggcTGCAGGTTCCCGTCACACCGTGTTTGGCCGCGCCCTGCAGGCTGGGTCGCTGCACTGGAGTGATGACCATCTGCAGAGGATCCTGGCCAGTGACTCCTACAGCCCCAACCTCACAGGCAACGGGGGCAGTGACAAACCAACCTTCGACCCCCAGGGCCGCCCGCTCTGGCTGGGCGAGCCCTTCCCCACTACCTGTGCGCGTGTGGACACCCTGAGGGCCCATGGATACCCCCGCCAGGCCCTGCGGCTGGCAAGCGCCATAGTCAACACCCTCCGGCTGCAGCAGCGACATCAGCTACAGATTTACAAGCAGCAGAAAAAAG AGCTATTGCAGAAAGGTTCCACCTGCATCACCAACACGGAAGGATGGGTGGGCCATCCCCTGGACCCCATTGGCTGCCTCTGCAGGGCACTCTTGGAGGCCTGTCGTCTAGAGGAGGAGACCCTCGCCATTTACCCAG acttgGGCCTTGAGAAGCGGAAGGTAGCCTACCAGCACGTCCCCGTGCCGGGGAGCCCTGGGGAGTCCTATTTGGCGATGGCGCTAGAGGTGGCCCTGCTGGGCCTGGGACAGCAGCGGGCCCTGCCCGAGGGGCTGTATGCCCAGGACAAGGTGGTGCGCAGCGAGGAGCAGCTGCTGGCCCTGCTGGAGGAAGTGGAGCTGGACGAGCGGTTGGTGCAGGTGCTGCGCAAGCAGGCGGGGCAGCTGCTGGAAG GGGGTCCTTTCAGTGGCTTTGGAGAAGTGCTGTTCCGGGAGAGCGTACCCATGCACACCTGTGCCCGATACCTGTTTACTGCACTGCTGCCTCACGACCCAGACCTAGCCTACCGCCTGGCACTTCGAGCCATGAG GCTGCCCGTACTGGAGACAGCGTTTCCAGCTGGAGAACCTCCCAGCAACCCGCTGGACTCCATCATGAGCAACCGCTTCCCCCGCTGGTTCATCCTCGGCCACCTGGAGACCCGCCAGTGTGAGCTGGCCTCTGCCATGCTGACCGCTGCCAAGG GAGACCCCAAGTGGCTGCACGCAGTACTGGGCTCCATCCAGCAGAACATCCACTCTCCAGCCTTGCTTTTCAAGCTGGCGCAGGATGCCTGCAAGACTGCCACCCCGGCCAGCGCCCCACCGGACACCACGCTGCTGGGCATTGCGCTGGAGCTGGGCCTTCAG GTGATGCGGATGACCCTGAACACCATGACCTGGCGTCGGAGGGAGATGGTGCGCTGGCTGGTCAGCTGTGCCACAGAAATTG GCCCGCAAGCCCTGATGAACATCATGCAGAATTGGTACTCCTTATTCACCCCGGTGGAGGCAGCCACCATCGTGGCAGTAACGGGCACTACCCATGCCACGCTGTTGCGGCTGCAGCTGGACGCGGCCCGGCGGGAGGAGCTCTGGGCCTGCGCACGCACCCTGGCCTTGCAGTGCGCCATGAAAGACCCGCAGAACTGCGCCCTGCCCGCCCTCACCCTGTGCGAGAAGAACCAGGCCGCCTTTGAGGCGGCCTACCAGATTGTGTTGGACGCGGCCGCCGGCGGCCTGGGCCACGCCCACCTCTTCACCGTGGCGCGCTACATGGAGCACCGCGGCCTGCCACTGCGGGCCTACAAGCTGGCGACGCTGGCCCTGGCGCAGCTCAGCATTGCCTTCAACCAGGACAGCCACCCGGCAGTCAATGACGTGCTCTGGGCCTGCTCGCTCAGCCACTCGCTGGGCCGGCACGAGCTCTCGGCCATCGTCCCCCTCATCATCCGCAGCATCCACTGCGCCCCCATGCTCTCCGACATCCTGCGCCGCTGGACCCTCTCGGCGCCCGGCCTGGGGCCCCTTGGGGCTCGCCGGGCTGCCAAGCCTCTGGGCGCCGACCGGGCACCGCTGTGCCAGCTGCTGGACGCGGCCGTGGCGGCCTACATCACCACCAGTCACTCGCGCCTGACGCACATCAGCCCACGTCACTACAGCGACTTCATCGAGTTCTTGGGCAAAGCTCGCGAGACTTTCTTGCTGGCGCCGGATGGACACCTGCAGTTCGCCCAGTTCCTGGAGAACCTCAAACAGACCTACAAGGGCAAAAAGAAGCTTATGCTCCTGGTACGGGAGCGTTTCGGCTGA